Proteins encoded in a region of the Mycolicibacterium neoaurum genome:
- a CDS encoding cupin domain-containing protein yields the protein MKRLAAASAAALSLSIAVIPVAAATPPDGDIERTELATGTGDQPVQIQTTGPTTLYVQELLLHPPASSGWHTHPGVEHTVITGGTVTLQTADQCAPTPYLAGQAIVIPAGVPHVVRNDSPHDANAVVTYTLPADQPVRADAPAACP from the coding sequence ATGAAACGCCTCGCCGCCGCTTCGGCCGCCGCGCTGAGCCTGAGCATCGCCGTCATACCGGTCGCCGCGGCCACCCCGCCCGACGGCGATATCGAGCGGACCGAGCTGGCGACCGGCACCGGCGACCAGCCCGTGCAGATCCAGACGACGGGCCCGACCACCCTCTACGTCCAGGAACTCCTGCTGCACCCACCGGCCAGCAGTGGTTGGCACACCCACCCCGGCGTCGAGCACACCGTCATCACCGGCGGCACCGTCACGCTGCAGACCGCAGACCAGTGCGCGCCGACCCCGTACCTCGCCGGCCAGGCCATCGTCATCCCGGCCGGCGTCCCGCACGTCGTGCGCAACGACAGCCCGCACGACGCCAACGCCGTGGTCACCTACACGCTGCCCGCCGACCAACCCGTCCGTGCGGACGCGCCAGCCGCCTGCCCCTGA
- the dcd gene encoding dCTP deaminase → MLLSDRDIRAEIAAGRLALDPHDDDLIQPSSIDVRLDSLFRVFNNTRYTHIDPALRQDDLTTLVEPKENEPFVLHPGEFVLGATLERCTLPDDLAGRLEGKSSLGRLGLLTHSTAGFIDPGFTGHITLELSNVANLPITLWPGMKIGQLCLLRLTSPAEHPYGSSKAGSKYQGQRGPTPSRSYLNFPQR, encoded by the coding sequence GTGCTGCTCTCCGATCGCGATATCCGCGCCGAGATCGCCGCGGGCCGGCTGGCGCTGGACCCGCACGACGACGATCTGATCCAGCCCTCCAGCATCGACGTCCGCCTGGACAGTCTGTTCCGGGTGTTCAACAACACCCGCTACACCCACATCGACCCGGCGCTGCGCCAGGACGACCTGACCACGCTGGTGGAACCCAAGGAGAACGAACCGTTCGTCCTGCACCCCGGCGAGTTCGTGCTCGGGGCCACCCTGGAGCGCTGCACCCTGCCCGATGACCTGGCCGGACGCCTGGAAGGAAAGTCCTCGCTGGGTCGCCTGGGACTGCTGACCCACTCCACCGCCGGGTTCATCGATCCGGGCTTCACCGGGCACATCACCCTGGAGCTGTCCAACGTCGCGAACCTGCCCATCACGCTGTGGCCGGGCATGAAAATTGGGCAGCTGTGCCTGCTGCGGCTGACCAGCCCCGCCGAGCATCCGTACGGCAGCAGCAAGGCCGGATCCAAGTACCAGGGGCAGCGTGGACCGACGCCGTCGCGCTCGTATCTGAACTTCCCTCAGCGCTGA
- a CDS encoding DUF7159 family protein: MDIVLGVSLTPTTVRMVLVEGEKGDGATVDHDVFDVTAPADAATPSAADQVVEAVLGTQESAEAGGHHLKSIGVTWTDHTEAAALRDALAARGLTDVMLVSELHAAGALAQAAGRAVGYASTALLFLDRDTATLSVVRGDDGSVVKVLSRSLHSTDAMAVLGDMAAAVARQDTPPEGMFVVGSGIDVAAVKDHLADLVDIPVSAPEESGLALARGAALASAAAPMYEASTVGLAYSLDPDGPTAGSVLHTADTQLAASAVPNYAEIPDDLSGLDAEPTADEERKPFLLIGSAMASIFVVGVVALAISLAVSIRPTADERPAPARAAVAPSVQAPPPAPAPEALPVQPAPPPAPEVAQTIKAPIPVVQQAPAPRQVFVEAAPAPQAPAPAPAPAAPPPAPAPAAPAPAPAFIPPVVLPPPVIVLPRPQWPVWTPPWEQQPQRPDHYDDDDSGWPDWTPPQQTQPQPQPTRPQPQPQQPQAPQWPQLPQWPGGGNGGAPSAGPSGAGPGAGGPRGESGYGRGDSGRGDSGRGGQSGPGGPGGGPAAPGSNCFLIFCS, from the coding sequence GTGGACATCGTACTCGGTGTGTCCCTGACACCGACGACAGTGCGGATGGTGCTGGTCGAAGGGGAGAAGGGCGACGGCGCGACCGTCGATCATGACGTTTTCGACGTCACCGCCCCCGCGGACGCAGCAACGCCCAGCGCGGCCGACCAGGTGGTCGAGGCTGTGCTCGGCACGCAGGAGAGCGCCGAAGCCGGCGGACATCACCTGAAATCGATCGGCGTCACCTGGACCGACCACACCGAGGCCGCCGCCCTGCGCGACGCATTGGCCGCCCGTGGACTGACCGACGTGATGCTGGTGTCCGAACTGCACGCCGCCGGCGCGCTGGCCCAAGCCGCCGGCCGGGCCGTCGGCTACGCCTCCACCGCACTGCTGTTCCTCGACCGCGACACCGCCACGCTGTCGGTGGTCCGCGGTGACGACGGCTCGGTGGTCAAGGTGCTCAGCCGCAGCCTGCACAGCACCGACGCGATGGCCGTCCTGGGCGATATGGCCGCCGCGGTGGCCCGCCAGGACACCCCGCCCGAGGGCATGTTCGTGGTCGGATCGGGCATCGACGTCGCCGCCGTCAAGGACCACCTTGCCGATCTGGTCGACATCCCGGTCAGCGCACCCGAGGAATCCGGACTCGCACTGGCTCGCGGTGCGGCCCTAGCATCGGCCGCCGCACCGATGTACGAGGCGTCCACGGTCGGGCTGGCCTACTCGCTGGACCCCGACGGTCCGACCGCGGGTTCGGTGCTGCACACCGCCGACACCCAGCTGGCTGCCAGCGCGGTCCCCAACTACGCCGAGATCCCCGATGACCTGTCCGGACTGGACGCCGAGCCGACCGCGGACGAGGAACGCAAACCGTTCCTGCTGATCGGCAGCGCCATGGCGTCGATCTTCGTCGTCGGTGTGGTGGCCCTGGCCATCTCGCTGGCCGTGAGCATCCGGCCGACCGCCGACGAGCGCCCCGCACCCGCGCGGGCCGCGGTCGCACCCAGCGTGCAGGCTCCGCCGCCGGCGCCGGCCCCCGAGGCGCTACCGGTCCAGCCTGCCCCGCCGCCGGCGCCCGAGGTCGCCCAGACGATCAAGGCGCCGATCCCCGTGGTGCAGCAGGCCCCCGCGCCGCGTCAGGTCTTCGTCGAGGCGGCCCCTGCCCCGCAGGCGCCGGCTCCCGCACCCGCGCCGGCTGCTCCGCCGCCGGCCCCCGCTCCGGCAGCTCCGGCGCCGGCGCCCGCGTTCATCCCGCCGGTGGTGCTGCCGCCGCCGGTGATCGTGCTGCCCCGCCCGCAGTGGCCCGTGTGGACGCCGCCGTGGGAGCAGCAGCCGCAGCGTCCCGACCACTACGACGATGACGACTCCGGCTGGCCGGACTGGACGCCGCCGCAGCAGACCCAGCCGCAACCCCAGCCGACGCGTCCCCAGCCGCAACCCCAGCAGCCGCAGGCGCCGCAGTGGCCGCAGCTCCCGCAGTGGCCCGGCGGCGGAAACGGTGGTGCTCCCAGTGCCGGCCCGAGCGGTGCGGGTCCCGGCGCGGGCGGTCCGCGTGGTGAATCCGGTTACGGCCGAGGCGATTCGGGCCGCGGTGATTCCGGTCGCGGCGGCCAGTCCGGCCCGGGTGGGCCCGGCGGCGGTCCGGCTGCACCGGGGAGCAACTGCTTCCTGATCTTCTGCAGCTGA
- a CDS encoding alpha/beta fold hydrolase: MVAACGQSVPVAAPPVSTAAVTGTPDWCPSILHHVTECGVIQRPLLDDAPELGTIDVGYALVRHSGDNPEPAGTIMPNPGGPGVPVIAWGPDVAALTPGVLEDYDVLLIDPRGIGESSPMDCDVDGFAFAIGTRSEQRDAVAQCADHLGPRAGAYTSAATADDFDAVRDHLGIDKVIAYGASYGTYLMTVYAQRHPDHVQSIVLAGAYPLHFDPLQRPNAEAVDLALHRICDRSGACDGNVAVADLRMVTAALRESPITVDDALVTEGEFANLVFEGATSGVGADPDETTVLGEVPAALHSYVHGDEEPLRDLIAELGVPGYTPVGDDLYIAISCNDYLPLWSTKSDETQRENQFQSALQKAGDLGSFSAQGFAEAQHDGGDICIRWPAAAHQKRPDQVHTPLPDVPVLVLSGDLDAVTPDANGLLTARQFPHSTFVTVPNVGHTPDSEPSGCVADIIDRFVRSGSTGPLDCLDAIPPIQVQPVTD, from the coding sequence ATGGTGGCGGCGTGCGGGCAGTCCGTTCCGGTAGCCGCGCCGCCGGTCTCGACGGCGGCGGTGACGGGCACTCCGGACTGGTGTCCGAGCATCCTGCACCATGTCACCGAGTGCGGGGTCATCCAGCGCCCCCTGCTCGACGACGCACCCGAATTGGGCACCATCGACGTCGGCTACGCGTTGGTGCGCCACAGCGGTGACAATCCCGAGCCGGCGGGCACGATCATGCCCAACCCCGGTGGACCCGGTGTCCCGGTGATCGCGTGGGGCCCTGACGTCGCCGCCCTCACTCCGGGCGTCCTCGAGGACTACGACGTGCTGCTGATCGATCCGCGCGGCATCGGCGAATCCTCGCCGATGGACTGCGATGTCGACGGTTTCGCCTTCGCGATCGGCACCAGGTCCGAACAGCGCGACGCGGTCGCCCAGTGCGCCGACCATCTCGGTCCCCGCGCCGGCGCCTACACCTCCGCGGCCACCGCCGACGATTTCGATGCCGTCCGCGATCACCTCGGCATCGACAAGGTGATCGCCTACGGCGCGTCCTATGGCACCTACCTGATGACGGTGTACGCCCAGCGTCATCCCGATCACGTGCAATCCATCGTCCTGGCGGGTGCCTATCCGCTGCACTTCGACCCGCTGCAGCGGCCCAACGCCGAGGCGGTCGACCTGGCCTTGCACCGGATCTGCGATCGCAGCGGCGCCTGTGACGGCAACGTCGCGGTGGCCGATCTGCGGATGGTGACCGCCGCCCTGCGCGAGTCCCCGATCACCGTCGACGACGCCCTGGTGACCGAGGGCGAGTTCGCCAACCTCGTCTTCGAGGGAGCAACCAGCGGGGTGGGTGCCGATCCGGACGAGACGACGGTGCTCGGCGAAGTGCCCGCGGCACTGCACAGTTATGTCCACGGTGACGAGGAGCCGTTGCGCGATCTGATCGCCGAGCTCGGCGTGCCGGGCTACACACCGGTGGGCGACGACCTGTACATCGCCATCTCGTGCAACGACTACCTACCGCTGTGGTCCACGAAATCCGATGAGACGCAACGGGAGAACCAGTTCCAGAGCGCGCTGCAGAAGGCCGGTGATCTCGGCTCGTTCAGCGCTCAGGGTTTTGCCGAGGCTCAGCACGACGGCGGGGACATCTGCATCAGATGGCCGGCGGCGGCGCATCAGAAGCGTCCCGACCAGGTCCACACCCCGCTGCCCGACGTGCCGGTGCTGGTGTTGTCCGGTGACCTGGACGCCGTGACCCCGGATGCCAACGGTCTGCTGACCGCCCGCCAGTTCCCGCACTCGACGTTCGTGACGGTGCCCAATGTCGGCCACACCCCCGACAGTGAGCCCAGCGGGTGCGTCGCCGACATCATCGACCGCTTCGTGCGCTCCGGATCGACCGGTCCGCTGGACTGCCTGGACGCCATTCCCCCGATCCAGGTCCAACCCGTGACCGACTGA
- a CDS encoding TetR/AcrR family transcriptional regulator, producing MARIRIPAAQRRTRILDAAVETFAEHGFAEAKMQDIASLAGVVPSVLYDHFGSKRDLHLAVIQEHAARLRERSLRHVEGATPEELVRASISNYFEFVEADPFMWRFLHRDPPADSETAAVVEEIIGRGTEAIADLIRFGAGETTSVRGITLDDSAWILARATQSACDGVATWWYENRDVPRERVVELVFMLLWQGFGGMLRDGVTGQDQL from the coding sequence ATGGCAAGGATCCGGATACCAGCAGCACAGCGACGTACGCGCATCCTTGACGCGGCTGTCGAGACCTTCGCCGAGCATGGCTTCGCCGAGGCCAAGATGCAGGACATCGCCAGCTTGGCCGGGGTGGTGCCCTCGGTGCTCTACGACCACTTCGGCTCCAAGCGCGACCTGCATCTCGCCGTGATCCAGGAGCACGCCGCCCGGCTGCGGGAGCGCTCGCTGCGCCACGTCGAGGGTGCCACCCCGGAAGAGTTGGTGCGCGCCAGCATCTCCAACTACTTCGAGTTCGTCGAAGCCGACCCGTTCATGTGGCGGTTCCTGCACCGCGACCCACCCGCCGACTCCGAGACCGCTGCCGTCGTCGAGGAGATCATCGGCCGCGGGACCGAGGCCATCGCCGACCTGATCCGCTTCGGCGCCGGAGAGACCACCTCCGTGCGCGGCATCACACTCGACGATTCCGCATGGATCCTGGCGCGCGCCACCCAGTCGGCGTGCGATGGTGTCGCGACCTGGTGGTATGAGAACCGCGACGTGCCGCGCGAGCGCGTCGTCGAGTTGGTGTTCATGTTGCTCTGGCAGGGCTTCGGCGGGATGTTGCGCGACGGCGTGACCGGCCAAGACCAGCTCTGA
- a CDS encoding cytochrome P450 produces the protein MRERIHWMAMHGFVRGISTLFARRGDPQGRLIADPAIRADPVPFTEELRAQGPLVKGRVVYLSVDHKVCSDVLRSEDFRVIALGSNLPGPLQWVIDRTKPDVLHPLQPPSMLSVEAPEHTRYRKLVSSVFTTRAVAALRDRVQDSANRLLDDLAAETGTVDIVERYCGQLPVTVIGDILGVPEHDRSRVLEFGEHGAASLDIGLTWPQYQEVSAAVQGFNDWLVGHLRQLRRNPGDDLMSQIITASEASEDGPLTERELVATAGLVLAAGFETTVNLLGSGIRMLLQHPEHLQTLSQRPELWPTAVEEILRLESPVQLSARIATKDLDLAGTRVRAGEGVLVYIAGANRDPKVFDDPHRFDIERSNAGKHLSFSGGRHFCLGAALARAEGEVGLRTFFERFPHAALAGDGTRRETRVLRGWSTLPIALGDTRAALPS, from the coding sequence ATGCGTGAACGCATCCACTGGATGGCCATGCACGGCTTCGTCCGGGGGATCTCGACTCTGTTCGCCCGGCGCGGCGACCCGCAGGGCCGCTTGATCGCCGATCCCGCGATCCGTGCCGACCCGGTCCCGTTCACCGAGGAACTGCGCGCGCAGGGCCCGCTGGTCAAGGGGCGGGTCGTCTACCTGTCCGTGGACCACAAGGTCTGCAGCGATGTCCTGCGGTCGGAGGATTTCCGGGTCATCGCACTCGGGTCGAATCTGCCCGGGCCGCTGCAATGGGTCATCGACCGCACCAAACCCGATGTGCTGCACCCACTCCAGCCGCCCTCGATGCTCTCGGTGGAGGCACCCGAGCACACCCGCTACCGCAAGCTGGTGTCCTCGGTGTTCACCACCAGGGCCGTGGCGGCGCTACGGGATCGGGTGCAGGACAGCGCGAATCGGCTACTCGACGATCTCGCCGCGGAGACCGGCACCGTCGACATCGTGGAACGGTACTGCGGGCAATTGCCGGTCACCGTCATCGGTGACATACTCGGCGTCCCCGAACACGACCGGTCCCGCGTCCTGGAGTTCGGCGAGCACGGCGCCGCCAGCCTGGACATCGGACTGACCTGGCCGCAGTATCAGGAGGTCAGCGCGGCAGTCCAGGGGTTCAACGATTGGCTGGTCGGGCATCTGCGGCAGTTGCGCCGCAACCCCGGAGACGATCTGATGAGCCAGATCATCACCGCCTCCGAAGCATCCGAGGACGGTCCGCTGACCGAGCGGGAATTGGTGGCCACCGCCGGGCTGGTCCTGGCCGCCGGCTTCGAGACCACTGTCAATCTGCTCGGCAGCGGTATCCGGATGCTGTTGCAGCACCCCGAACACCTGCAGACGCTGTCGCAGCGGCCCGAGCTGTGGCCGACCGCCGTCGAGGAGATCCTGCGCCTGGAATCCCCGGTGCAGCTCTCGGCGCGCATCGCCACCAAGGACCTGGACCTGGCGGGCACCCGCGTGCGGGCGGGCGAAGGGGTGTTGGTCTACATCGCCGGGGCCAACCGCGACCCGAAGGTTTTCGACGACCCGCACCGCTTCGACATCGAGCGGTCCAATGCCGGAAAGCACCTGTCGTTCTCCGGCGGCAGGCACTTCTGCCTCGGTGCCGCGCTGGCCAGGGCCGAGGGCGAAGTCGGGCTGCGGACGTTCTTCGAGCGCTTCCCCCACGCCGCGCTGGCCGGGGACGGAACCCGTCGCGAAACCAGGGTGCTGCGCGGCTGGTCCACCCTGCCAATCGCCCTCGGCGACACCCGCGCCGCGCTACCGTCGTAA
- a CDS encoding maleylpyruvate isomerase family mycothiol-dependent enzyme has product MDFRAALLEQTRDFGELIRDADPATPVDSCPGWTVNQLFRHVGRGNRWCTQIITDRRTEPLNPREVRDGKPPEDMDAAIDWLNEGAVALIDAVEQAGSNIKVWTFVGPHIPGWWIRRRVHEQTVHLADAHLALGTEFDLPAGLAADGVSEWLDLATALHKPIPRGQSLHLHATDDGLGPTGEWTVVHDDEGLSWTYAHGKSDVAVRGRAVDLLLAITRRRTAADAGLEILGDADVWDAWLAGSPL; this is encoded by the coding sequence ATGGACTTCCGAGCCGCCCTGCTCGAACAAACCAGAGACTTCGGTGAGCTGATCCGTGATGCAGACCCGGCGACGCCGGTTGACAGCTGTCCGGGGTGGACGGTCAACCAGCTGTTCCGTCATGTGGGTCGCGGAAACCGTTGGTGCACACAGATCATCACCGACCGCCGCACCGAGCCGTTGAATCCGCGCGAGGTGCGCGACGGTAAACCGCCCGAGGACATGGATGCGGCCATCGACTGGCTCAACGAGGGCGCGGTGGCCCTGATCGACGCCGTGGAGCAGGCCGGTTCGAACATCAAGGTGTGGACCTTCGTCGGCCCGCACATCCCGGGTTGGTGGATTCGGCGTCGGGTGCACGAGCAGACCGTCCACCTCGCCGACGCCCATCTGGCCCTGGGCACCGAGTTCGATCTGCCCGCCGGACTGGCCGCCGATGGCGTCAGCGAATGGCTCGACTTGGCGACGGCACTGCACAAGCCGATCCCACGCGGACAGTCGCTGCACCTGCACGCCACCGACGACGGCCTCGGCCCGACCGGGGAGTGGACCGTCGTGCACGATGACGAGGGGCTGTCCTGGACGTATGCGCACGGCAAGAGCGACGTCGCGGTCCGCGGACGGGCGGTGGATCTGCTGCTGGCGATCACCCGTCGACGCACCGCGGCCGATGCCGGGCTGGAGATCCTGGGGGACGCGGACGTATGGGACGCGTGGTTGGCCGGCTCGCCGCTCTAG
- a CDS encoding nuclear transport factor 2 family protein → MSTSEIATVLAWHDALNARDYDTLVKLSSDDIEIAAADRAAQGHQALLDWAQEGVTAEVGRLYVHDGVVVAEQTVDAAAAASAFRVVHDQVTSVFLHQSLEEALAATGLSEKDLDA, encoded by the coding sequence ATGAGCACCTCCGAGATCGCCACCGTCCTGGCATGGCACGACGCCCTCAACGCCCGTGACTACGACACGCTGGTGAAGCTGTCCAGCGACGATATCGAGATCGCTGCCGCCGACCGCGCCGCCCAAGGACACCAGGCCCTGCTGGACTGGGCACAGGAAGGCGTCACCGCCGAGGTGGGCAGGCTCTACGTGCACGACGGGGTCGTGGTTGCCGAACAGACCGTCGATGCAGCCGCGGCCGCGTCGGCATTCCGGGTGGTGCACGACCAGGTCACCTCCGTGTTCCTGCATCAGAGCCTCGAGGAGGCCCTGGCCGCCACCGGCCTCAGCGAAAAAGACCTCGACGCCTAG
- the rfbA gene encoding glucose-1-phosphate thymidylyltransferase RfbA, with the protein MRGIILAGGTGTRLHPITRGTSKQLLPVYDKPMIYYPLSTLMMAGIRDILIITTGHDAPGFHRLLGDGSQWGINLTYAVQDTPEGLAQAFVIGADHIGGDSVALVLGDNIFYGPGLGTGLRRFQNVSGGAIFAYWVANPSAYGVVEFDVDGRAISLEEKPDKPKSHHAVPGLYFYDNDVVEIARGLRKSARGEYEITDINQTYLRQGRLSVEVLARGTAWLDTGTFDSLLDAGDFVRTIEQRQGLKISAPEEVAWRVGFIDDEQLADRAQTLLKSGYGNYLLELLQR; encoded by the coding sequence ATGCGCGGCATCATCCTGGCCGGGGGGACCGGGACGCGGCTGCACCCGATCACCCGGGGCACCAGCAAGCAGCTGCTGCCGGTGTACGACAAACCGATGATCTATTACCCGCTGAGCACACTGATGATGGCGGGGATTCGGGACATCCTGATCATCACCACCGGCCACGATGCACCGGGCTTTCACCGGCTGCTCGGCGACGGCTCGCAATGGGGTATCAACCTCACCTACGCGGTGCAGGACACACCCGAGGGCCTTGCGCAGGCCTTCGTGATCGGCGCCGACCATATCGGCGGCGATTCGGTGGCATTGGTATTGGGCGACAACATCTTCTACGGACCCGGCCTGGGAACGGGCTTGCGCCGATTCCAGAACGTCAGCGGCGGAGCCATTTTCGCGTACTGGGTGGCCAACCCGTCGGCCTACGGGGTCGTCGAATTCGACGTCGACGGCCGGGCGATCTCACTGGAGGAGAAACCGGACAAGCCGAAATCGCATCATGCGGTTCCCGGTCTGTACTTCTATGACAACGATGTCGTCGAGATCGCCCGTGGGCTGCGCAAGTCCGCGCGCGGTGAGTACGAGATCACCGATATCAATCAGACCTATCTGCGCCAAGGCAGACTCTCGGTCGAGGTGCTGGCCCGTGGTACCGCGTGGCTGGATACCGGGACCTTCGATTCCCTGCTGGACGCAGGCGATTTCGTGCGCACCATCGAACAGCGCCAGGGACTGAAGATCAGTGCTCCCGAGGAGGTGGCCTGGCGGGTGGGCTTCATCGACGACGAGCAGCTCGCCGACCGCGCCCAGACCCTGCTCAAGTCGGGCTACGGGAACTATCTCTTGGAGCTGCTGCAGCGTTAG
- a CDS encoding YibE/F family protein, which translates to MAHSHSHSHSLSGPSPLGPLAARIVVGLLVAIALATLIGVGWLWPSQEKLDIPLPFQNSAGGGVSTEAGRVVSVSEAACGGPTVGAVITSAPPPSTGDTHCTQSFIRIGSGPNEGAYTLLEFSGGPGQPQLVVGDDIRITRAVDPTGTTIYSFYDYERSWTLTALAAAFAIVVVAVAGWRGLRALIGIAVAFAVLVLFMLPALRDGANAIPVALVASSLILYAVLYLAHGVSLRTSAALLGTLTSLLLATALSWGAIELTHLTGLSEEENNAVATFLGGVSITGLLLAGFIIGSLGVLNDVTVTQASTAFELAQHSDSRRAVFFGAMRVGRDHIASTVYTLVLAYAGSALPLLLLFSVANRSLGDVLTGESVAIEIARSAVGGIALALSVPLTTAIAAVLATPNAAAAPRDSSRSPT; encoded by the coding sequence GTGGCCCACTCCCATTCACACTCGCACTCGCTGAGCGGCCCCTCGCCGTTGGGCCCGCTGGCCGCGCGCATCGTGGTCGGCCTGCTGGTCGCGATCGCGCTCGCCACCCTGATCGGGGTGGGCTGGCTGTGGCCGAGTCAGGAGAAGCTGGATATTCCGCTGCCGTTCCAGAACTCCGCGGGCGGTGGTGTCAGCACCGAGGCCGGCCGGGTGGTTTCGGTCTCGGAGGCAGCCTGCGGCGGACCCACGGTCGGCGCGGTCATCACGTCCGCACCGCCGCCGAGCACCGGTGATACCCATTGCACCCAGTCGTTCATCCGGATCGGTTCCGGTCCCAACGAGGGCGCCTACACACTGCTGGAGTTCAGCGGCGGACCGGGACAACCGCAACTTGTCGTCGGCGACGATATCCGCATCACCCGCGCGGTCGACCCGACCGGCACCACCATCTACTCCTTCTACGACTACGAGCGCAGCTGGACGCTCACCGCGTTGGCGGCGGCCTTCGCCATCGTCGTCGTCGCGGTCGCCGGCTGGCGCGGTCTGCGCGCCCTGATTGGTATCGCCGTCGCCTTCGCGGTGCTGGTGCTGTTCATGCTGCCCGCCCTGCGCGACGGGGCCAATGCCATTCCGGTGGCGCTGGTGGCGTCGTCATTGATCCTCTATGCCGTGCTCTACCTGGCCCACGGGGTGAGTCTGCGCACCAGCGCGGCGCTGCTGGGCACGTTGACATCGCTACTGCTGGCGACGGCGCTGTCGTGGGGGGCCATCGAGCTCACCCACCTCACCGGGCTTTCGGAGGAGGAGAACAATGCGGTCGCGACGTTCCTCGGTGGGGTGTCGATCACCGGCCTGCTGCTGGCCGGTTTCATCATCGGTTCCCTCGGCGTCCTCAACGACGTCACCGTCACCCAGGCCTCGACGGCCTTCGAGCTGGCACAGCACAGTGATTCACGGCGGGCGGTGTTCTTCGGCGCCATGCGGGTCGGCCGCGACCACATCGCTAGTACGGTCTACACGCTGGTGCTCGCCTACGCGGGCAGCGCGCTCCCGCTACTGCTGTTGTTCAGCGTGGCCAACCGATCCCTCGGTGATGTCCTGACCGGGGAGAGCGTGGCCATCGAGATCGCCCGCTCGGCAGTCGGCGGTATCGCCCTTGCTCTTTCGGTTCCGTTGACGACGGCCATCGCGGCGGTGCTGGCGACGCCTAACGCTGCAGCAGCTCCAAGAGATAGTTCCCGTAGCCCGACTTGA
- a CDS encoding pyridoxal phosphate-dependent aminotransferase → MSTHQLPDRTWHQSPQPRPRTFAQSTKLQDVLYEIRGPVHEQASRLESEGHRILKLNIGNPAPFGFEAPDVIMRDIIAALPTAQGYSDSKGIIPARRAVFTRYELVDGFPKFDVDDVFLGNGVSELITMTLQALLDNGDQVLIPAPDYPLWTASTALAGGTPVHYLCDETQGWNPDIADLESKITERTKALVVINPNNPTGAVYSREILEQMVELARKHQLLLLADEIYDKILYDDAKHISLATLAPDLLCLTFNGLSKAYRVAGYRSGWLVITGPKEHASSFIEGINLLANMRLCPNVPAQHAIQVALGGHQSIDDLVLPGGRLLEQRDVAVEKLNAIPGVSCVKPQGALYAFPRLDPEVYDIHDDEQLVLDLLLQEKILVTQGTGFNWPTPDHLRIVTLPWARDLANAIDRLGNFLVSYRQ, encoded by the coding sequence GTGAGTACCCATCAGCTTCCCGACCGAACGTGGCATCAGAGCCCGCAGCCGCGTCCGCGGACGTTCGCCCAGTCGACCAAGCTGCAGGACGTCCTGTACGAGATCCGCGGGCCGGTACACGAGCAGGCCTCCCGACTGGAGTCCGAGGGCCACCGCATCCTCAAGCTCAACATCGGCAACCCCGCCCCGTTCGGGTTCGAGGCCCCCGATGTGATCATGCGTGACATCATCGCCGCCCTCCCTACCGCGCAGGGCTATTCGGACTCCAAGGGCATCATCCCGGCCCGCCGCGCCGTGTTCACCCGCTACGAACTCGTGGATGGCTTCCCCAAGTTCGACGTCGACGACGTCTTCCTCGGCAACGGTGTCTCCGAGCTCATCACGATGACGCTGCAGGCATTGCTCGACAACGGCGACCAGGTGCTGATCCCGGCGCCGGACTACCCGCTGTGGACCGCCTCGACCGCGCTGGCCGGCGGTACCCCGGTGCATTACCTGTGTGACGAGACCCAGGGCTGGAACCCCGATATCGCCGACCTGGAATCCAAGATCACCGAGCGAACCAAGGCGCTGGTCGTGATCAACCCGAACAACCCCACCGGCGCGGTGTACAGCCGCGAAATCCTGGAGCAGATGGTCGAACTCGCGCGCAAGCATCAGCTGCTGCTGCTGGCCGACGAGATCTACGACAAGATCCTCTACGACGACGCCAAGCACATCAGCCTGGCCACCCTGGCACCGGATCTGTTGTGCCTCACCTTCAATGGGCTCTCCAAGGCCTATCGGGTGGCCGGCTACCGGTCGGGCTGGCTGGTGATCACCGGCCCCAAGGAACATGCGAGCAGTTTCATCGAGGGCATCAACCTGCTGGCAAATATGCGGCTGTGCCCCAATGTGCCTGCCCAGCACGCCATTCAGGTTGCCCTGGGCGGCCATCAAAGCATCGACGATCTGGTGTTGCCCGGCGGCCGACTGCTCGAACAGCGCGATGTCGCGGTCGAGAAGCTGAACGCGATCCCCGGAGTGTCCTGTGTGAAGCCCCAGGGTGCGCTGTACGCGTTCCCTCGGCTGGACCCCGAGGTCTACGACATCCACGATGACGAGCAACTGGTGCTGGACCTGTTGTTGCAGGAGAAGATCCTGGTCACCCAGGGCACCGGATTCAACTGGCCCACACCGGATCATCTGCGCATCGTGACACTGCCGTGGGCGCGGGATCTGGCCAACGCCATCGACCGGCTTGGCAACTTCCTGGTCAGCTACCGGCAGTAG